The following are from one region of the Nicotiana tabacum cultivar K326 chromosome 3, ASM71507v2, whole genome shotgun sequence genome:
- the LOC142176851 gene encoding uncharacterized protein LOC142176851: protein MSNLSKLEFVALDITGKNYLSWVLDAEIHLDAKGLGNTIIQGNEASNQDKAKAMIFLRHHLHEGLKTEYLTVKDPLELWINLKDRYDHLKLTVLPKARYEWIHLRLQDFKTVSEYNSAIFKVSSLLKLCGDTITDEDLLEKTFSTFHASNVVLQQQYREKGFKKYSELITCLLVAEQNNTLLMKNHEARPTGSAPFPEVNAIATYDKFERKQNNYRGRGHGYKRGRGRGRNNYRHYGGNKWENNKGSQINHSKGKASMCHRCGMRGHWARICRTPEHFVKLYQASLKKKENNVEAHLTFQNNNDESGPSNKYDSKAHPAYKDDDFEGLTNITHLEVGDLFEDID from the coding sequence atgtcaaatttatcaaaacttgaatttgtggcacttgacatcaccgggaagaactatttatcatgggtccttgatgctgaaattcacctcgacgctaaaggtcttggaaatacgattatacaaggaaatgaagcatcaaatcaggataaagcgaaagccatgattttccttcgccaTCAtttacatgaagggttaaaaactgaatatttaacagtaaaagatccacttgaattatggattaatttgaaggatcgatatgaccacctaaaacttacggtattaccaaaagctcggtatgagtggatacatttaaggttgcaagactttaaaactgtaagtgagtataattctgctatctttaaagtaagttctctattaaaattatgtggagacactatcacagatgaggacttattggaaaaaacattttctacttttcacgcttcaaatgtggtgctacaacaacaataccgtgaaaaaggttttaagaaatattctgagttaatcacatgcctacttgtggctgagcagaataatactctattaatgaaaaatcatgaagcccgtcctactgggtcagctccatttccggaagtgaatgctatagcaacatatgataagtttgaaagaaaacaaaataattaccgtggtcgtggacatggttataaacgtggacgtggcagggggcgaaacaattatcgtcattatggtggaaataaatgggagaacaataagggttctcaaattaatcattcaaaaggtaaagctagtatgtgtcaccgatgtggtatgagaggtcattgggcgcgcatttgtcgtacgccagaacattttgtcaaactttatcaagcctccctcaagaaaaaagaaaataatgtggaggcacacttgacctttcaaaataataatgatgaatcaggtccctcaaataaatatgattctaaggcacatcctgcatataaagatgatgattttgaaggcctaacaaatattactcatttagaagttggagacttatttgaggatattgactga